The DNA region CATTAGCGCTTGGAACCTAGCAAAGACATCTTTATAGTCCCGATTTGGTGTTCTTGAAGTTTTGAATAAATCTTTGAAGTAGTCTTCAGCCACTTTGCCAACAGCCTCACCTCCTCTGTGAATCATATCGTCATCATCTTCTATAGCCAATAATCGGTTTCTGGCAAGTCTCTGTTTTGCTGTTGCATAAAAGAATCGGGTGTTTCGATCTCCTAGTTTAACCCATGTGTTACGGCTTTTAACTTGCCAAtacttctcttcctctttataGGCTTGATGTAACTCCCTTTTTATCCTCTGTATTTGCTCTGTTGTGTGTGTACCATGTGTGAGAGCATTATCCAATTCCTTCTTTAAAAACTCAATCCTCACTGTTGCATTtaagttgtttctttttttccagtCTGCCATTTTCTTTCTACTAATTTGGATTCTTGTGTCGAAAGGAGTAGAATTATCAACATTATTCCAAGCATATGTGACCATACCTCTGAATCCTTATTTATCAAACATTCGACTGTCATACTGAAAGACATTTCTTCTCTGCTCAATGACCTTACAAACACTGACTACTATCGGTCGGTGATCAGAACCCTCAAATGGTAAGAACTCAACTTGTGCAGATGGATACTGTGCTAACCATTCATTATTAGCCATCGCACGGTCTAGACAACACCAAACATCATGTGTGTATCTTTTTCCTCTCCAGGAGAAACGGTTCCCGACTGATTTGGGATCATGAATATTGCAATTGGTGATCATGCGTCTGAAGTCATCAAAGGATCGTTCAGGTCATCTAGGTCCACCCTTCTTCTTTGCATTACTCTTTATCTCATTAAAGTCTCCTAATAACATCCACGGGCCAAATCTGTTACTCGAGATACTTTCCAAGAGTTCCCATAGATCATTTCTCATACTCGGATCCGGATAACCATACACCAATGAGCAACAAAAGGAAGCTTCATTAATATTAACTTGCATATCTACAAggttggatgaagaagaaataacTGAAACAGATACTGAATTTTTCCATAAGATTGCAATTCCACCACTTATACCTTGTGGTGGGACTGTTACAAATCTTGTTCTTCAGGTTCTGCAGGGAccagagcttcttcttcattgatttCTCTGATGATCACACCATGGTTTTGGTGACCAACTCCAGGATTTCCATCATCATGTCCTTCATCAGAGTCCGGTACATCACCAGGGCCACCATTTTGGATCAAACATGCTCCTCATTCATGTGTGAGCATGCCACATACTTCACAGAAACCACTAAGGCGTTCATACCGGAGGCGCAACAAAGTGTTTGTTCCTGGTTGAAATTGAAAGTTCCTCTGGAACCTTAACGGATGCGTGATATCCCAATGGACTTGGACACAGACAAACTCGGCGCTTACAGCCGCTTCTGCATCAAAATCCACTTCAAGAAGATTGCCTAGTGCTCGACCAATGTAACTGACCACTTCATGATTGAGGTATTGAAATGGTATGCCGCGAATTTGTATCCAGAAAGGGATAAAGTTGATGAGTGGAAGGTTCAGAGGAGTCCACCTCTGAAGAACGAGCATTCTGTCGTTAAAAGCCCAAGGACCTCTTCGTAACACTGTCTCCAGAGATTCTTCCGTAGGGAAAGTGAATTGAAATTGATTTCCTGGGATGATCCTTCCATGAACCAGTCCCGCTTTTCCCCAAATTTGGGGCATTGATGCAACAATTGAGTGTAGATTCTGGCGTCAAGGTATTACGGGTCGCCCAATAAGCACGAATCGATTCTCTGCTTGAGCCCTTTCCAGAACAGCCGGTGGGAGGGCTATTGGTTCTTCATCGGCACCAAGATTGATGTCTTGTACCGCTCTTCTTAAGTTATCAGCCATTTTCATATGGATTGTATAAAATTGGAAAGGAAatagaagaacaaaagagaatttTTGTTAAAGGGATGTAACAAATAGTAGACTGAGATCGCGATTATATAGAGGATCTCCTCCAGTAACCGCCCATAGTGCATCACGTTGTAAAAGGGGTACCAACGTGGAGATAACCGTCGGAAAAGTGGAGTAGTAGTTACCCACATCACCGGAAAAATTGAGACAAACCGTCTCCTAGAAAGCGTTGAAGAACAGTAACCGTCGAATCGCATTCGCAATCGCCATATTGTATCGCTATtcctgtttttttatttatttatttttaatatgtatatcAATAAGTAAATGACATATGTCTATTTTCAAACAAGCAACGTTTTTTACGGTGCTCAACCAAGCAACATTTCTTATTCtttactcttctctctttttttaattatttgtttaataaaagCATCAACGTGAGCAACCCCGATGGGGCTGTCCTTATAGTAAGGATTGATTTGAGGATAAGGTTTGCTTTAGTCCTTTTTGTGATGGTTAAGAATATTTTAGACCAAACtgagagaaaagggaaaaaacaaaaattatgatcGATGAATAATCTCATACTCTCTCGTTTCATATAGATTgatacatattaagaaaaagttaaatttttatttttaaactaatttattattattttatggtagaaagaaaaaacataatctaacttaaaataaaatataaaataaaaaatttattttaattttttaatctagaaaattaattttttagagacaagaaatattttctaaaaatatcaatttatttatgtGAGACAGATAGAGTATattcttttagaaaaaaatatgtgtttttagtGAAATAATGTCATTTATGTAGTGGGCAAAAGCATGGCTTCTTAGgaaaaaattgttcttttaaagaaaaaaaaacttttgaggAAAACAAGGTTAGGCTAGAGGAATCTAGCTGTGAGCTCGAGCCTCGCAATACGTACACACGCCTcgttatttttttatacattcgtatgttttgaattttataatccCATGAAACTATATAATATCGATTGTGGTGTTTATTTGATAAATCAGAGGAACTATATAGTCTTACGattaaagtaaaagaaaaatagaaggAGAGGGGTAGTCAACGGTCAAAGTGACAGAGGAAACGTAATGCCCTAAAGTGGAGAAAAAGTGTCCGTTTTGATTGTTTTACGTTTCAGTCAGTActgatttctcttttttttttttttttacatttgctTTGCGAATCTCTctacaacacaacacaactaCTTCTTCGGTTCTTCTTTaaaactaaccaagaaaaaaaatcattatatgaGGAAAATAAATACCATTTTATTATTCTGAACCAAATAGGCAAATGCTGTATGGGgggttctgatttttttttcttttaattattaggTTAACAGTGAAAGAAGAAACGATTCTCAGAGTTCATTATGATGggtataaataataaatacacttTTTTAACTAGTGATCTATTTATAGACTCTTCAGTTATCAGTgaatttttatgaagttttctTTTTGGCATGTAGTTcaatttttgttctcttttattCCAAACTCtttatctcaaaaaaaaaagaatcaaaatgaTTACCATGGTAATGATTAGActcgttttctcttctttttatttaaactcAAATTAAACTTTGTTAAAATACTCTAATTTCATCATATATCCAATTGCTTTGTGTCTCTAATacatctgttttgttttctctctatttgaataaataaattagaagaaTTTTCCAAACTTAATTGgatagaaacaagaaaaattgtTGTATTCTTGGATtacaacacaagaaaacaaaaagtactcaaaaccaaaaataaactgTTGATGTAATTAGGTGACGTGTCAAAATCAGAACGgtgatatgatgatgaagagctaGCAAAATGTGGACCGGCGTGCACAGTCCCACCCTATTTGAGAAGTCGTATataaattccaaaatatatattcgtCTTTTGTCCCAATCATTATctaaaaaattcccaaaaacccctattagagaaaaaaaaaaaagagaagaagctagGAGTTAGGAacaaagttaaaacaaaacaaaatctcatttgtctctcttcttcagttcttcttcttcctcttgctcttcttcttcttgtatctgtaaatatatagagaaaataaagaagaaaagatttggGCATTGACAATAATGGATTACGAGAGGATAGAGAAGGTACAGTTtcattttaaatcttttttttttttctttttttctctatcaaTTCAAGTACGTACAACATTTCTCTGGTTTTTGAATCTTGTTTGtacttctctgtttgtttttgtCCTCATTATTACACTCTCTGCTTAAGATTTTTTAGGATCCATTTTATGTTACAGTGAGTTTCACTTCTACCTTTAACTTTCCTACTAttcaattttagaaatttttgtccttttcagttttgttctatcagaatttttttttttgatatgtctTGTCTTTTTTGAACTATTGAATTTTCATattaacaaactaaaaaaaaaaaaaaatcaagaaaaattcactaattttttaaatgttttaatatatgtGTATAATAAATTGCAGAAGAGCATAATCTCGCCAACGAAGCTGCGGATGAAGCTAATGGGTCCTCACaataacaagaagaaagaaggatcCAAGTCTAACAGTAACTCTTCAAGAACTTCTCCTTCTCGTCTTCAGATTTCAGATGACACCGAGTTCTCCAAGAACAGCTTGTTAGCTTCTCATACTTATTCTGACGACGACGACAATAAtggtttttttccctttctctctctctcctcttccgTATCACAGTTTGATCATGTAATCAACTTAAGTCTCTGGTCTTTGCTCTGTTCTTTCGCTAAAGTGCGTGTTTTTTTCACCTGTTCTTTTCGTCTATGTGCTATACGTTACAATTGGAGTCTTTAGCTCGATTCAACTCCGGAACTTGGGCTAAAGTTTTTGTCTTtgctttgttctgttttggtcCTCAACACTTGGCTAAAGCTTGtatctttgttctgttttggtcCTCAACACTTGGCTACAGCTTGtatctttgttcttgttttgataTAACACTTGGCTAAAGCTTGtgtctttgttctgttttggtcCTCAACACTTTGCTTAAGCTTGTgtctttgttctgttcttggATAAAGTTTGTGTCTTTGACCTCTTCTTTGTTTGGTCTCTCTGTTCTATACTACAATTTGAAGTCTTTTCATCGATTTCACTCCTGAATTTGgctaaattttgtttctttgctctgTTCTTGTTGTGTGTGACGTCTAGTGGCGGTTACAACTACGGATGTCGAAGTAGCTAAACTTCCAAATGAGCCAGTTCTGGATCTAACCGAGAACGACAATCAAACCTCGAGACATGATGGTGTTGTGAAGGAAAACGATCAACCAAGACTGCAGCAATATAGAAAAGGGGACTTGAGTATGGCTTCTCACATGATGAGACCTCAAGAAGATGAGAACCTTGATTATGACAGTAACGCTAGCTCTTCAAGCTTCGAGTTTCACCGAGCTCGTGGCGAGCGTTCGAATCAGAATCATGGGTCAAGAGCTTACCCTTCGAGACAAATGCCATCCAAATGGAATGATGCTGAGAAGTGGATAATGAGCAGACAGAACATGGTGATGAGGAAGAACGGTCAAGGGAACCGGGTGCCCGTTAGAGTTGTGCCTGATAATGCAGGTTACGAGCATAACAAATCTAGGATGGATTCGTGCCACTATGGAGGAAACTCGTTGATCGATCAATCTGCACAAAGCAATGATCTtgtggatacaacaaaggtttCATCACATGATAACACAATAGGTAAAAAGAAAGGTGACTACTTTTGTTTTGGCGaaattgtttgattcttgaagaTGACCACGGAGCTTGACaagataagtattttaatatgttttgaaGGTGGTCCTGCGATTCGTTCTGTATGTATGAGAGATATGGGAACTGATATGACACCAATACCGAGTCAAGAACCTTCAAGATCTGTCACACCAGTTGATGCAACAACTCCTCTTCGAAGCCCGACCTCATCTCTCCCTTCGACTCCTAGAGGTGGCCAACAGCAGGACTCTTCTTTGTCGCAAGACCAGTCGAAAAACACAAGAAGAGAACTATctgaggaggaagagaaagcgAAGACGAGGAGAGAGATTGTAGCTCTTGGAGTTCAGCTAGGGAAGATGAACATTGCGGCTTGGgcaagtaaagaagaagaggagaacaataaaaaaaatgaagatgcaGAGGAGGCACAGAAGATTGAGTTTGAAAAACGAGCTACTGCATGGGAAGAAGCAGAGAAATCCAAACATAATGCAAGGTCTGTGTGCTCCTATGACCTAAACCAATATTTCTTGCTTTGCAGGTAAAGAGCAAAGACTTAatgtgttgtttctttttgaaactcaaaatatttagGTATAAGCGTGAGGAAATCAGAATCCAAGCTTGGGAAAGTCAAGAGAAAGCCAAACTCGAAGCAGAAATGCGACGTATTGAGGTATGTAAGGCGTTTTCTGATCAAAATTCTTATTCcctttgaaacttttgattgGTCTCTCACACCAAATTCATTGCTAAAGATTATATAAACTTCTGTTGGTAGGCTAAAGTTGAGCAGATGAAAGCTGAAGCTGAAGCAAAGATAGTGAAAAAAATTGCGATGGCTAAGCAAAGGTCAGAAGAGAAACGGGCTTTGGCGGAAGCTAGAAAATTCCGTGACGCTGAAAAGGCAGTAGCTGAAGCCCAATATATCCGGGAAGCTGGTCGAATACCGGCTTCTGGTTACAAGATATGTTGTGGTTGGTTCTCATGAGGCACTAGATTGAGTTTTTGGGCTTTGAGTAAACCAAGATTGGACTCTCAGATCCCCttttgtgtaatatataaaTGGAATGCATTTTTATGTTGCATAGATTCAAAAGAGAATGCCAAAGATTGTGCCTTAGGTTAGGGATTCCTATTGCCTTCAGGAACAAGTTAACAATCCaagaattgaaaaaacaaattgcTAGAGACGAACTCTTTGCTTTTATAGGTTTTGCTTGTTGATAGACATTAGGCCTCTAAGACTcaaacaaatttgaaatggtTCACTTGCAACCGGACAGCAGTTGTACCTATCATCATCTAGAGGCCCTCTTTGGTTTCGCTGAAATATTTGGGCTTCGACCGATGGACTCAATGTTTAAAAATGAGTACAACTGTTGACCCAAAAAGTTTCACTGTGATAGAAAGATTTCAAATGTATTctttttgtatgtatatatgattcCAAATCTAAAAATCTTCTCTTCAAGAAGCAGGAATGACAGATTGAA from Camelina sativa cultivar DH55 chromosome 3, Cs, whole genome shotgun sequence includes:
- the LOC104777058 gene encoding uncharacterized protein LOC104777058 isoform X2; the encoded protein is MDYERIEKKSIISPTKLRMKLMGPHNNKKKEGSKSNSNSSRTSPSRLQISDDTEFSKNSLLASHTYSDDDDNNVAVTTTDVEVAKLPNEPVLDLTENDNQTSRHDGVVKENDQPRLQQYRKGDLSMASHMMRPQEDENLDYDSNASSSSFEFHRARGERSNQNHGSRAYPSRQMPSKWNDAEKWIMSRQNMVMRKNGQGNRVPVRVVPDNAGYEHNKSRMDSCHYGGNSLIDQSAQSNDLVDTTKVSSHDNTIGGPAIRSVCMRDMGTDMTPIPSQEPSRSVTPVDATTPLRSPTSSLPSTPRGGQQQDSSLSQDQSKNTRRELSEEEEKAKTRREIVALGVQLGKMNIAAWASKEEEENNKKNEDAEEAQKIEFEKRATAWEEAEKSKHNARYKREEIRIQAWESQEKAKLEAEMRRIEAKVEQMKAEAEAKIVKKIAMAKQRSEEKRALAEARKFRDAEKAVAEAQYIREAGRIPASGYKICCGWFS
- the LOC104777058 gene encoding uncharacterized protein LOC104777058 isoform X1, translated to MDYERIEKKSIISPTKLRMKLMGPHNNKKKEGSKSNSNSSRTSPSRLQISDDTEFSKNSLLASHTYSDDDDNNVAVTTTDVEVAKLPNEPVLDLTENDNQTSRHDGVVKENDQPRLQQYRKGDLSMASHMMRPQEDENLDYDSNASSSSFEFHRARGERSNQNHGSRAYPSRQMPSKWNDAEKWIMSRQNMVMRKNGQGNRVPVRVVPDNAGYEHNKSRMDSCHYGGNSLIDQSAQSNDLVDTTKVSSHDNTIGKKKGGPAIRSVCMRDMGTDMTPIPSQEPSRSVTPVDATTPLRSPTSSLPSTPRGGQQQDSSLSQDQSKNTRRELSEEEEKAKTRREIVALGVQLGKMNIAAWASKEEEENNKKNEDAEEAQKIEFEKRATAWEEAEKSKHNARYKREEIRIQAWESQEKAKLEAEMRRIEAKVEQMKAEAEAKIVKKIAMAKQRSEEKRALAEARKFRDAEKAVAEAQYIREAGRIPASGYKICCGWFS